A genomic window from Pecten maximus chromosome 6, xPecMax1.1, whole genome shotgun sequence includes:
- the LOC117329132 gene encoding uncharacterized protein LOC117329132 yields MANCFVVVLLSMQCLYGLCIIQKNVNIRQGIFTWEDGFNQPGCRLLGQELTGDSLNEVRVLGLSERRGGSSRSKEYWIAARVQYTKWMRLTGCFLVNIRNFISVTGNNNVRECTAYCEGSLFGLTSERCVCINASKKFEEDDDSYCRAAKCPGNAEEFCGNVVFATRSCVCVYEPLTLVSDDAIGNCKTIELNRQGGKLQTNDCSDRHTFLCQGGKENEVDRYRQKMNWTESGFACYREHGKQFYGGYFDIRNPPDGQHWVGVFRQEAFYWGKVSSQDGDFDCVSVTVDADGRLEKTVKKCSSLLPLLCETFQYSDNEIDSTWKTFTTNYSDTLTTPTDMYVKNTDSRDLNVQSLVIGLVAGMVIMLVIVLTTVVILRRRKSAIEARAIVNRHVDNNMDGNYDQLNPNRETGHYAELQNNAITYDYISTIDTNRDYVEIIEG; encoded by the coding sequence ATGGCTAATTGCTTTGTAGTCGTGTTGTTGTCCATGCAATGTTTATACGGGTTATGTATTATTCAAAAGAACGTTAATATTCGTCAAGGTATCTTCACATGGGAAGATGGATTCAATCAACCTGGATGTCGTCTACTTGGACAGGAGTTAACTGGCGACAGTCTGAATGAAGTTCGCGTTCTTGGTCTGTCAGAAAGACGTGGCGGTAGTTCAAGGAGCAAGGAATATTGGATAGCGGCGCGTGTTCAGTATACAAAATGGATGAGGCTTACAGGGTGTTTTTTAGTTAACATACGCAATTTTATATCAGTCACAGGAAATAATAATGTGAGAGAATGTACAGCATATTGTGAGGGATCACTTTTCGGGTTAACCTCGGAGCGTTGCGTGTGTATCAATGCTTCTAAAAAATTTGAAGAAGATGATGATAGCTATTGTAGAGCCGCCAAGTGCCCTGGAAATGCTGAGGAATTTTGTGGCAATGTTGTTTTCGCTACTCGGAGCTGTGTTTGTGTCTATGAACCGTTGACTTTAGTTAGTGATGATGCTATTGGGAATTGTAAAACTATAGAGCTAAATCGACAAGGTGGAAAGCTCCAGACAAATGACTGTAGCGATCGACATACATTTCTTTGTCAAGGAGGTAAAGAAAATGAAGTTGATCGTTATCGACAGAAAATGAACTGGACAGAATCTGGATTTGCCTGTTATCGCGAGCATGGAAAACAATTTTACGGCGGATATTTTGATATCAGAAACCCCCCTGATGGTCAACATTGGGTTGGGGTTTTCCGCCAGGAAGCATTTTATTGGGGGAAAGTGAGTAGCCAAGATGGTGATTTCGATTGTGTGTCCGTTACTGTTGATGCAGATGGGCGATTAGAGAAAACTGTTAAGAAATGCAGCTCCCTGCTACCCTTACTTTGTGAAACATTTCAGTATTCAGACAATGAAATTGATTCAACATGGAAAACATTTACGACCAACTACAGTGACACTTTGACCACACCTACAGACATGTATGTTAAGAACACAGACTCGCGTGATCTGAACGTACAGTCACTGGTGATAGGACTTGTAGCAGGAATGGTCATCATGCTGGTCATCGTGTTAACGACCGTAGTCATTTTACGACGTCGGAAGAGCGCAATCGAAGCTAGAGCTATCGTAAATAGACATGTTGATAACAACATGGATGGCAATTACGACCAGTTAAATCCTAATAGAGAAACCGGCCATTATGCTGAACTTCAAAACAATGCCATAACGTATGATTACATATCAACAATAGACACTAATAGGGACTATGTTGAAATCATTGAAGGATGA